The Aspergillus luchuensis IFO 4308 DNA, chromosome 6, nearly complete sequence genome segment CCTGAGGGGAGAGACGGTCTGTTTCCATGAGCTCGTGCGCCAGATAAGCCAGCTCGACATCGTTCTTCAGATGCCAGAGCACCGTTGAGTAGATTTCCATATCCTCCAACCGGGACGGAGCCATACTCTTGACCCGGACAAAGTATTTCTCGGCTTCGGAATACATCGCCTGCTCGTAGTATGCTCGACCTATTTGGGAGAGTACCCATGGAGTCTCCCGCTGCCCTTGAGACAGGGCCGCGAATATCTGGGTAGCTTCAGCGCAACGATAGCGACACAACGCAAAGTATCCGGACGCCAACTTCGAGAACAGCTCTAATAACCATGTCAATGCCTCCACAGCTTTAGACCGATCAAGCGAAGGTCCTCTCGATGAAGTGTGGTGCGTCCCATTCGATGCCGAGGTGGCTGGCCGGTGGTCCTTGGCCTCGCCATCATGCGTGTCACCGATGTGTTTTCGATTGCCACTCACGACCCGGCCCACACTAGGAGCGGTTGTAGTTCGACCCTTCGCACCAGTAGCCCTGACCTTCTTCATTTCTCGACCATCCTTTGTCCCCAGCGCCGTACTAGAAAGTTTGCTCGTAGTAGGCTTGATCTGATTGAAGAGGCGGACGCTCCGCCGTTGCGGCGCGCCAGGTTCGGTGGGTTGCTGCGCGGAATGAGCAACTGATCCAGAGACAGTTCGCTTGCGGTCGCCCACACGGACTCCGTGTGAGAGCTCTCGCTCCGTATAGGTTGTAGTCGACTCATCGGGCTCGGGCTTAGTTCTGGTCCGAGGTCGGATACCCGTAGGCTTCATCTTTGGTGGGGAGTCCATGCCGTGATCGGCACTAATCGTTTGTATTGTTCGGTTCTTCCGTGCAGGTGCCAAGGGCGGCTCCAAAGGTGCGTCTGTCCGGTGCATGACGCGGTCGTCCGACTCACTGCTTTGGCCTCCAGGTGTTTCGGTCCCTTCTCGGATTGCCGGAACTGCTGATGTACCCGTGGATGCCACGCTGACCGTACTGCCATTTAGCTTCTCCCAGAGAGCGGAGCTCCCATGCGTGCCAACTGCCTCAGTCCGAGACGTCAAAGAAGTAAAGGGATCGGTGCTCGAGTTCAGTTTCGGTTGCGACTGCAAGGGACCTGCGGGATGTGCTGCCTTATCCGAAGACACATCCAAGTCATCTTGTGAGGAGGACGCTAATAGAGCGCTGAGTTCGGGTGTCATCTTGAAGATATTGGGAACGCGGATGTTGACCCCTTTGAACAATTAGCGACAGCATTCTCCCCATCCGCCCGCGATACTCACCAGTCTCACACAAGCCCAAGAAAGCGTCCCACATGAACGGATTCAACTTGAGCGCGTCGACATAGCATTCAACAGCCGCATTGAGTTCATTGTGCGCATAGAACAGCTTGCCCTGGAGACATAGCACCGCTGCCGCATCGGGTAAATGTTGCCTGCGCGTTTCGCTGTGTTTTCCTGGAATggcgaaaagaaaatgtcAGCTGTGATCAGCCTGAAATGATAGTCGCGTCCATTTGCGACAAGCAAAATACTATAAAGAAGTGCTGAACGAAGCGTACCCCAATGGTTCTTTGTAGACCAGAGTCCTTTGCTTCGTTCCAACGCCGTGATGCCTTCAGGATATTTTCCCAGGTCCAAGCACGCCTGAGCGAACACATACGCGCAGCCCAGGTGAGTGCCTCGCCATCCAAAGTTCTTGCTGTAATCGTATGCTGCTTTCACTTGACCGCTCTGGAGATGGCACAAGGCGAGTAAATATGAAGATTCCGCTGCTCGGGGTTCGTAGGCGTGCAACCGACCGGCAAGGAAAAGCGCATTACGGACGAGGTTGTTATCAAGATggtaatatattaattgcCTAAGTTGGCTCGATATATGTGCGGTGGAGGGTGACATGGTGAGGTGTGGGATTCAttcaaggaggagggagagaaggagggggggcgATATCACAGAGGCGCTGCAGGAGAGGAGGCGGTATTGACGTCCGTATTGGGAACGGCGCGAAGGGAGCTTTGCGGAATCAAGGAACAGGTGAGCGACAGGTGAGGCCGTTAATCTGTTAACACCGAACCAGCATGGGTGGAGCTGAGAAAGTGTCCAAAGGGATTAAAAGAACACTAAGAACTGTGAGGGGAGCGCCGCGTGAGCCGGATTTGAGGCAACGACGACGTGGTGTTTCTTTCAACTGTATAGATAGGgaacagagagaaaaaaaagattgtTAGACCGTCAACACTCGTCAAAACAATAACCAGTAAAGTATATCGCCTGGCTCGTTTGCGCCCGATGGATCGCAACAGTTCTTGTCTAGATCTCCGCCACAGATCAGACTAGTCGAGAGGGGGTGGGTTGAAGTGCGAAGCTGTggcagaggagaaagggaaagtgGATGACGTCCGGACGACTCGTGACGCCGTGTAGGGCCCAGGAAGGTGTCAAAGGGAGTCAAATCGCATGTCGCGACGAGCAGACAGCGAAAGCGGCAGACAAGATACACGCGGAAGAAGCCCAAAGTAGGCCCAGGGGCGAAGCGGCAAAGTCCGACAGAAGTCGTAGTTCACGACGCCTTTTCTGGCGATGTTTTGGAGCAGCGAATCTGGCGGAGAGCGTGGCTGGTGAGAGGCGGAGGGCGGCTTGGCTGTTAGTAACTTACagttggttgtggtgggcAACGCCATTCCCTATTCGCCATCTTCTACTATTACTGTTACTACAAGTGTTACTTACTTTCATCTTCACTCCCACTATCAATCAAATCTATCAATCGATCATCTAGACTCCTTATCCCTCCCCGATCATGCAACTTGCTTATCGctagttaatttattcaCTGAGCGGATCATCGCTCCCTGTCATTtcccccaaacccccacTACACCCTACACCAACTTGCATCCGCACGCGACctgcatcatcgtcatccgaTCATACCGGATTAATCTCAACTTCACACCacatactaccaccaccacttacAACCATGGCTCAAGTTAGTataccccatcccccccccccccaaataaaatatatcccTCCACTCAAATAACTAACCAACCTCTCAACAGAAAGCCGCCAAAACCCTCGCCGCGCGCAACGCGTCCCTCCTCACCCGCACCCATCTCATCAGTGCCGCCCTGCACATCCTCTTCCTAACCCTCCACTGGCTCTTCAACCGCCCCCGCTCCCTAACACCCTACTTCACACTCGCCTGCCCGACCCTTCTCATCGAATTCTACCTTGAACGCCTCGGCCGCCCGGTCTACAACCCCGCTGATGGATCCCTCCGCTCTCCCGGCGAGGATCTCGGCGCCGCAGGACTAACGGAATACATGTGGGACGTGCTGTACTGGACGTGGGGATGTCTTGGAGCTGCCTGCTTGTTTGGGGACCGtgcttggtggttgtgggtCGTCGTGCCGGTGTATTCGGTCTGGTTAGCGTATAGTACCTTTATGGGCATGAAGAGTGGGTTGGCGGGGATGGGAGGTGCGGGTGCCGGGCAGGAGCAGGGAGGAGGTGCGGCGGAGAGtaagaggcagaagaagatggagaagaggggtgCTAGGGGGGTGCAGTATCGGTGAGATGGTCTTCGGAGGGGTGGGTTGTTATTTTGGGATTTTGAATGGAGTGGATGTTCGGGGATGGCTTATGCATATATATTACTACGGATGGCTACGCATTGCGCGGTTGGATTTGACCATTTCTTGTGGTCAAGCAAATTGTATTTTAATGTGTCTGAAGATAGATTGGATGCGAGATGAGCGCTtcccaaaaagcaaaaggttTCGGTGCCAGAGGGGCACATAAATGTTGACGCACGAGGGGCCGTTACAAGAATTGAAGCAAATAAAAACAGCACATAGTACACAGCAAAGGTAGGAAGAGGGAGTTCTGGTGGTATAAGGGGGGAATGGAAATGCTATATCATGACGTACAAATCGTGGGGAAACTATGTGGGGAATATCATGGCCGACCTGAGATGGTAAATCGAGCGAATAACAAGAATGTTTTGGGATATCAAATCATGAAAGAATTGCCAAATAACAGCCAACCCTGTTTGtttgtctgtcttgtctcAGGTTACAACTCCTCTGCAGAGTTGTCTTCGCCGGCTGGGGTTGTTTCAGGGATGATGGTTTCCTCAGCCTCGGATACAACACTGCTGGCACTGGAAGCCAGAGTTGCGGAGGACGATTCAACGTCATCCATGGGCGAGTCCTCTTCGACCTCCTCTATCTCGATTTCCTCGGAGAGTGACTCGGGGGCGTCTTGCACCTCTTCGTTGTTatcctcgtcgtcgacgATAGCACTAGACTCGAAGTCTGCTTCGGATGATGCATTCGACGCTTCATCGGTTTCGTGAATAGGCTCTTCAGATTCCGGGAAGGGGGCATTCGTAGCCTCTGCATCGAAATCACTGACCTCATCAGAAGCGTCGTCAAATGCTACAGAAGGCTCTGGTGTTGGCGCTGGAGTCCCGTAAATTGAGTGCAGCTTGTTCATGATCTCTTCAGCGTAGGCAGAGTCTTTGTCCACAAGTAGACCCGAGATGAGATCCGCAACAGCCTGTTGCTGCTCAGCCGACAATGGGGGACCAGAAGCCTGTGGTGTTTCGCCTTCCGACGGGGTTCTCACATCAGCCGCGGCTACTCCCCATGCCCCCTTCAGCTCATCGGCATTCTGGTCATTGTCCAAAGGGCTAGTCGACTCGAATTCCGAAGGCAATCCACCGTTAGCCTGGGGCGAGGCGtgctcctcatcatctgccaTACTCTCCTCGTCGCCGTCAGATCCGTCATTCGCGGCCCGAGAGGCAGCATCATAAGCAAAGACAGTCCCATCCGGACGCTCAGCATCGGCTGACTCATCTGCCagtccttcttcatccacaacaGGCTCGGGGGCACGGCTAGGCTTAGGCAACGAAGGCGGAGGCTCAGATCTGGCGTCAAAGTCATCGCTTGCTTCCCTGGCAGCGATCTTCCACTTGCCAACGTCCCTCAGCCGGGTCAGCTCCTTGGCGGCGGCCTCAGCAACTTCCATTCCGTGCGACAAGATCTCATCCGCTACTGCTCTCGCTTCCTCAAGCTTCGCATGCTGAAGGCCAAATTCCAAGAACtcatccttccattcctcgaACTGCGCCTTCAATGCATGGTACCTAGCCCAATCCTTGTAGGtaacaccatccatccaggccCAACGCATGCCGACCTCTTGAAGTCCAAGATCACGAACGCTATCCAAGACATCGAGTGTAGAGTTGATTGCGAAAGAAACGCGCCTTGTAAGCTCTTGGTCGAAGGAATGGCGCCATTCTCGAAGGGCATGAGCACGGTCCCGGATAGACACTGCGGCTTCCTTGATGTTTCCGAAAAGCTCGTTTGTCGCTGCCTGCTCCTCTTGTGGCACGTCTTCTTTGGGCAAGGACTCGGCGAGGTTGTTGATATGACGCTTAAGAGCTAGAAGCTCGTTGTCAACAACGGCCTCCAATGCGGTCGCCAAGCTTTCTCCATGTGCGCGAACGCCACTTCCAATGAACCCGTCGACTATCTCCTGTAAGCGCTCTTCAAGATCCTCGAGCCCCTTCTCTGCAGCAACGGCAAACTTTTGTTGCCAGGTGCGCAGGTCATTCTCGATGCTATTGCGTGCTTTCGCAGCTTGTTCAGTTGGCGACAGCGTAGGCGTTGCGGTAGCTTGCTCGGTTGTGGACGACGTCGTCAAGTCGTCCACCTCAGTAGCCTTCGGTGCAGTGAGAAACGATGCTTGTTGAGATGCACTGTGAATGACAAGTTAACAAATGAAGCACATATATTACAGCCATAAAAGCCTAcctctccacttcctctGCAACCTGTCgcaacctcttctcctcacgGTAACTTGCCAGTCTTTCTCCGATCTTAACTAGCTGAGGCTCGACATTCTGAGAGTAGACTCCGGTGACTCTGGGCCATAATGTACTATGAATGAAGTAGATAGCCGCCGACCATGAGTTTTGCGCATAAGGGAGTACGGTTGTAGTCAGCATATCCTGGCCCGCTGTATAGGTCTTACCGATGAAAGGCCTATACTTTGCGCCGAATGGGAGAAGGTAATCTCCATATGCAGACTTGATCGCGCCGTTGGCTCTTTGGAAGGATGGTGACAGGGCCGCCTCGACGGTTTGAACATGGGGATATACTTGAGATTGGTACAAGCCATTTGCTCTGTCCTTAGCGGACTGCAACTGTGGGACGACAATCGTCTCCCACTGCTGCTGGCCATAAAGCTGGGCTTTATCCAAAGCGGGTGCCCCAAATCTCTCATATCCGTGCTTGACGAGGCGCGAAGTGGGCGCGTAGACTTTCTCATTGAGAACCTGCACGTATGGGCGCGCTGTCTCGACATATGGCGCGCCATAAGCGTTATAGTACGGCATCACATGGGGCTCGACATAGGAGCGAGCAACAAGGTATGGTTTGCATACTCGCGGCGAGGAATCCGTAAGGTCGGAGAGCTGAGAAGGGCAGCGCAGGAATGGCGTAAGAAGAGCATACCAGATACAGAGCCTATCAGTTTGATCGCCAGATTAGCAACGGTTCAACTCCATAACGCGGTGGACCGAAGATCCCGGTCTAGCTTTTGGAGCAAGACTTACCGCACCACCAGCCCAACTGTCCACCGGATAGTTCCTCGTTTGCTTGGCTTGGAAGCACTGCTCCTGGATTTTATTATCCGATCGGCCCCATCCGGGGCGTGGCTATTATCCGGAACGGTCATCATGAGTCGTCCCCGTCGTCAACGGGCTTGCCGCTCGCTTCGAGTCCGGCGGGCAGAAAACTGGAAACTCGCGTCGCGTGTCCAATTCAATGTAGATAGAAGATGAATGACTGAGTCAAAGATGGTGAGGCCTAGATTATCTCCTGAGCCTTCCGGAAATTCGGACAAAATAAAGGGCCCAGGTCGACTTTGGGGGGAGATGAAAGGGTCTTAGCAACGTTTTTCCGGAATCACAAGCTAGGATCCTCGAAGCGCACGCGACGATCAATTCCCGTCTCCGCCTTGGCGCCGTCGAGCTTTAGAGGGGTACTCTGTAATACCAGTCTGTCTGTGTCTTGACGGGAAAGGAACAGACAAAGTCACggtatatatctagaatGGAGGGAAAGCAAGGCTTGAATGACGAGATTTGGAGTGGGTGCTCTGTCGATCACAGAGTAGATCTCCAGTTGTCAACAACACGCTTGCTGGATTCagggaacaacaacaatagcCATAGTAGTTAGCCTTTATTGTAAGGAGCTGTGAGGTCATCGGTCCTTCGGTGGCACTTCACAATACAGTCTTACAGAATCTGACATGCAGATCTGCATTCATGCAGGCAATTGGACAGCCCCTCACCGCCCTTGGTAGTACTGTACCGTAATATCACATGACCGGGACATGGAGGGTCTTGTGCTGATTCAGCATATGTTGGGGGGATCGACCAGTTCAGGTGAACCACAGCTTTGGCTGGTCTTTTGCCTTTCCACCGACTGCTTTGCGTCTTGCCACATACGCCTCCTACGGAAACCCGCCTATGGTTGAACACTGACGTGGATTTTCGCCTAGCAGCAACTATTTAAAAGTCTTGTCGAAGGAGGATTGTACCAAATCGCGAGAGAATCCCCTGGCGCAGTGTCTCCGTTCCGTCATCTCGCCTTCTCGGTTCACACGTACCTGTTCGCGTTGCTACACGCCTTTCCGAACATGATATCTGATTGCCGCTGCTGAAGACGATAAGCTCGTCGAGTCGACGTTGATTGCGCAATATGGAGTTTCCAGAGGGCTCGTCCCGGGATTATACCCATTCTACCTCATTCCCCGACCTGATGAATGACCCGGCCTATCAGACGAACTataaggggaaggagagggagtaTGAAGAGCCAGACACTTGTCGCATATGCCGTGGTGAGGGTACCGAGGAGGAACAACTTTTCTATCCGTGCAAATGTAGCGGGAGCATCAAGTTCGTTCACCAGGCATGCCTGGTAGAATGGCTGTCCCACTCTCAGAAGAAGCATTGCGAACTCTGCAAAACGCCCTTCCGCTTTACGAAGTTATACGATCCGAATATGCCCCAGAATCTCCCTGCTCCGCTTTTTCTCCGACAGCTACTAATCCATAGTTTTCGCACTATTGTCACATGGCTGCGGTTTGTACTCGTTGCGTTCGTCTGGCTTGGGTGGCTGCCATGGTCGATGAGGGCGATTTGGAGAGCTCTtttctggctggctgatggCCGCTGGTCTGGGGCGGATGCTCCCCAGCAATCTTCATCCGAACATCTAGCCCAAGTTGTAGCAAATGGAACGGCTTCCATGAATGTGGGAGCCGCTACCACCGCATTAGCGGGAGCATCAGATGTGCCAGCCGTGCAGTCACCAGTTTCATCTATGTTCAGTTTCTCATCAGGCGAGCCTCTACTTCTCACAGTCATCAAGAAGGCTTTCTCTGCCTTGTTCTTCCCCGCAATGTCGGGTACCGGTTCGTTGAGCACTAGCCCGTCGAATGTGACAGCTGGATCATACAAGCCTCGGCGCCCATCGTGGCTGTCAGATGTGGAATTTCTCAACACACTTACACCATCGCCCacgattaataatattcttattgaTACCTTAGAAGGTCAACTCATAACATTATTGGTTGTCATCTCGTTCATTCTGATCTTCCTGATCCGCGAGTGGGTTGTTCAACAGCAGCCCATGGCCAATATTGCCGAGGGTGAGCGGGAAGCTGCTGTCCAGCTAATTGCGAATAACCGTCCAGTACAGCGCCCTGAAGAGGTACAGCCTGAGCTACATGCCCCTCAGCCAGAGGATGTACCCCGCGATGAAAGCACTCATGAACACGTCGAAGATATTTCTAACCGCGCAGACGAAGGGGGACTTGGCTCTCTGGCTGAGACCGAGTCGTATCGTGTGCATTCCTCGTTCCGCGATGGTACCTCAAGCAGTTCCAGTGACTCGGGTACCCAGGGAAATAGTACTTTGCAGCATATGTTCCGGCGTAATAGTGACAGTGAGGATGAACTGAACCCCTTGTCCCTTGAGCACTCGACCTCTCACGGCAACCAGGTCTGGCCTGGGGTGGACACGTTCAGGGATCTCTGGGCGCGTGGCCAAGGTGATCCTGAGCAGGTCCTCAGACTCGTAAGAGAGGAGGGGCGCCAGGATGAGCTGGGGTGGATCGTCACGGCAATGACCAAGCTTCAACGGAACGATTCTCTGCGCGGTTCTTGGAGGCGCGAGTCACCTCTTCACGAGGCTGCGAGTTCAGATTCCTTTGCCGATCAGACGGAGATGCAAAGTGAACCGAGTTCAGCACGATCACCACTGTTGGAGCCCTCGTCATCAGCGGTCAACCGCCATCCCTGGGACATCGCTTCGATGTCCGGTCCACTGGGGACTGGCGCGAGTGATGACCGGCAAGACCGCGAATTTACTAATGATGATCTCGGCTCTAGCCTCCGTGCTGTAGGCGACTCTGAGGTACCGTCCGATTCGACACCTTCCGCCGACACTGGCATTCAGTCTGATCAAATTCCGAGCGCCTCGGCTTCTACCAACCCGGTCACACCGAATGCTGAAGGGCCCTCAGAAAATGCCGTGGCAACGCCGCAGAATGATCAAGCAGCGGCGGCTTCTCCGAAGAACTTAATTGCCAGACTCTTCGACTGGTTCTGGGCTGATCTTGAAACTCCTGATCAAGGTCAAGATCGTCCgcaagaggatgatgatcatgtaGTCGAGGACCCTGCTTTGGAGGCGCCGTTCGTACCCATACAGAACAACAGACGCCTCGCCAACGAAGCCGCACCGAACAACCAAGCCCTCGCCCCAGACTTCGGTCTCGATGCAAATGACGCTGAGGCagtcgaggagggagatgactTGGAGGGCATTCTGGAACTCATTGGCATGCAAGGTCCGATTTTTGGCCTTCTGCAGAATGGCGTCTTCAGCGCGCTCTTGATCTCGTTTACCGTGGCAATTGGCATTTGGCTTCCCTATCTCTGGGGCAAAATTGCCCTTGTACTCCTCGCGAACCCCGTACAACTGGTCTTCGGCGTTCCCATGACTGCCATATCGGTCGTCGCAGATGTAACGCTGGACACTCTTATTGGTAGCTTGGGCTACGTTATGTACTGGCTCAGCCTCATATGCAAAGTGGTGCTCAGTCCCTTCGGTGCTTTTGTTCCATTGGGAGAATGGATTCCGCAGACCAAGTCCGTCACCAGTGCCTCGTTATCACTCATCGATGCCAGTAGTCACCGACTACGAAATGTTTTGCAggctttctttgtcttccacGAATCCGACGTGCCTATGTTCTCGGTTCTTTCCCATCAAGCTCTAAAGATCCATCAAGCGCGCATCGCCGCCTTTACTCATACGGTCTTCACAGTCGGCAAATTCATTTTGCATGACTTCCCTCTCCGAATTGTGTCTCATGGACCGGTGGGTGCGTTTTCAGTTGAAAATGGCTTTGACGGCTTGATTCAGCTACTAGTCCAGGCACGGGACCAGGTATACGACCTTGTCCATCAGTTGCTTTACACCTCGAAGGGCACAAGCTGGTTCGGTTCCAGTGTGAGTGGTTCAGCTTCGGCAGGCATCACCATCAGTTATGATCTAGCTGTGTGGGATACGAAAGATCGCGTCATTGCTATCTTTATGGGCTACCTTCTTGCGTCGGCCCTCGGACTTCTGTACTTGCGTTTCACCAATATGCTTTCTGGTGGTGAGCGTGGACAGAGAGTGGAAGGCATTGTTGCCGACATACTTCACCAAGCAGGTGGAGTGATGAAGgttatcctcatcatcggcatcgaaATGATTGTTTTCCCACTGTATTGCGGTTCATTACTTGATGTTGCACTGTTACCTCTCTTTGAGAACGCCACGATTGCGTCGCGTTTAGAGttcacctcctcatcacccctTACGTCTCTGTTTGTGCACTGGTTCATTGGAACCTGTTATATGTTCCATTTTGCCCTTTTCGTATCCATGTGCAGGAAGATAATGCGGAGCGGTGTACTTTGTAAGTCATACCCTGCCTCTTACCCCAAACTTCTGCTAATTTATGACTAGACTTTATTCGCGATCCAGACGACCCGACATTCCATCCGGTGCGAGATGTTCTGGAGCGCAACATCACAACGCAGCTGCGGAAGATTGCGTTCAGTGCCCTTGTCTACGGCGCCCTGGTCATTGTCTGCCTGGGTGGTGTGGTATGGGGAATATACTACGCCTTCGACGATGTGCTTCCTGTGCATTGGTCTGCTACTATTCCTGTCTTGGAGTTTCCCGTGGACCTGTTGTTCTACAACTTCGTCATGCCGCTTGCCATTCAATCGATCAAGCCATCGGACGGTCTCCACAATCTTTATGATTGGTGGTTCCACAAGTGCGCTCGTT includes the following:
- the CDC27 gene encoding anaphase promoting complex subunit bimA (COG:D;~EggNog:ENOG410PIGR;~InterPro:IPR011990,IPR019734,IPR013026,IPR001440;~PFAM:PF07719,PF00515,PF13181,PF12895,PF13432, PF14559;~go_function: GO:0005515 - protein binding [Evidence IEA]), with translation MSPSTAHISSQLRQLIYYHLDNNLVRNALFLAGRLHAYEPRAAESSYLLALCHLQSGQVKAAYDYSKNFGWRGTHLGCAYVFAQACLDLGKYPEGITALERSKGLWSTKNHWGKHSETRRQHLPDAAAVLCLQGKLFYAHNELNAAVECYVDALKLNPFMWDAFLGLCETGVNIRVPNIFKMTPELSALLASSSQDDLDVSSDKAAHPAGPLQSQPKLNSSTDPFTSLTSRTEAVGTHGSSALWEKLNGSTVSVASTGTSAVPAIREGTETPGGQSSESDDRVMHRTDAPLEPPLAPARKNRTIQTISADHGMDSPPKMKPTGIRPRTRTKPEPDESTTTYTERELSHGVRVGDRKRTVSGSVAHSAQQPTEPGAPQRRSVRLFNQIKPTTSKLSSTALGTKDGREMKKVRATGAKGRTTTAPSVGRVVSGNRKHIGDTHDGEAKDHRPATSASNGTHHTSSRGPSLDRSKAVEALTWLLELFSKLASGYFALCRYRCAEATQIFAALSQGQRETPWVLSQIGRAYYEQAMYSEAEKYFVRVKSMAPSRLEDMEIYSTVLWHLKNDVELAYLAHELMETDRLSPQAWCAVGNSFSHQRDHDQALKCFKRATQLDPHFAYGFTLQGHEYVANEEYDKALDAYRHGISADSRHYNAWYGLGTVYDKMGKLEFAEQHFRNAANINPTNAVLICCIGLVLEKMNNPRGALAQYGRACQLAPHSVLARFRKARVLMKLSELKLALTELKVLKDMAPDEANVHYLLGKLYKMLHEKANAIKHFTTALNLDPKAAQYIKDAMESLDDDEEDDEDMA
- a CDS encoding SND2/TMEM208 family protein (BUSCO:EOG092658ZO;~COG:S;~EggNog:ENOG410PQTC;~InterPro:IPR008506;~PFAM:PF05620;~TransMembrane:2 (i21-38o114-132i)), yielding MAQKAAKTLAARNASLLTRTHLISAALHILFLTLHWLFNRPRSLTPYFTLACPTLLIEFYLERLGRPVYNPADGSLRSPGEDLGAAGLTEYMWDVLYWTWGCLGAACLFGDRAWWLWVVVPVYSVWLAYSTFMGMKSGLAGMGGAGAGQEQGGGAAESKRQKKMEKRGARGVQYR
- a CDS encoding uncharacterized protein (COG:S;~EggNog:ENOG410PIZ7;~TransMembrane:1 (i35-54o)); this encodes MMTVPDNSHAPDGADRIIKSRSSASKPSKRGTIRWTVGLVVRLCIWYALLTPFLRCPSQLSDLTDSSPRVCKPYLVARSYVEPHVMPYYNAYGAPYVETARPYVQVLNEKVYAPTSRLVKHGYERFGAPALDKAQLYGQQQWETIVVPQLQSAKDRANGLYQSQVYPHVQTVEAALSPSFQRANGAIKSAYGDYLLPFGAKYRPFIGKTYTAGQDMLTTTVLPYAQNSWSAAIYFIHSTLWPRVTGVYSQNVEPQLVKIGERLASYREEKRLRQVAEEVESASQQASFLTAPKATEVDDLTTSSTTEQATATPTLSPTEQAAKARNSIENDLRTWQQKFAVAAEKGLEDLEERLQEIVDGFIGSGVRAHGESLATALEAVVDNELLALKRHINNLAESLPKEDVPQEEQAATNELFGNIKEAAVSIRDRAHALREWRHSFDQELTRRVSFAINSTLDVLDSVRDLGLQEVGMRWAWMDGVTYKDWARYHALKAQFEEWKDEFLEFGLQHAKLEEARAVADEILSHGMEVAEAAAKELTRLRDVGKWKIAAREASDDFDARSEPPPSLPKPSRAPEPVVDEEGLADESADAERPDGTVFAYDAASRAANDGSDGDEESMADDEEHASPQANGGLPSEFESTSPLDNDQNADELKGAWGVAAADVRTPSEGETPQASGPPLSAEQQQAVADLISGLLVDKDSAYAEEIMNKLHSIYGTPAPTPEPSVAFDDASDEVSDFDAEATNAPFPESEEPIHETDEASNASSEADFESSAIVDDEDNNEEVQDAPESLSEEIEIEEVEEDSPMDDVESSSATLASSASSVVSEAEETIIPETTPAGEDNSAEEL
- a CDS encoding E3 ubiquitin-protein ligase SSM4 (BUSCO:EOG09260DFJ;~COG:O;~EggNog:ENOG410PHMD;~InterPro:IPR013083,IPR011016;~PFAM:PF12906;~TransMembrane:17 (o124-143i289-308o730-751i763-786o792-813i938-960o966-986i1016-1043o1063-1081i1122-1148o1154-1175i1324-1349o1369-1386i1421-1446o1466-1486i1507-1532o1552-1570i);~go_function: GO:0008270 - zinc ion binding [Evidence IEA]), which encodes MEFPEGSSRDYTHSTSFPDLMNDPAYQTNYKGKEREYEEPDTCRICRGEGTEEEQLFYPCKCSGSIKFVHQACLVEWLSHSQKKHCELCKTPFRFTKLYDPNMPQNLPAPLFLRQLLIHSFRTIVTWLRFVLVAFVWLGWLPWSMRAIWRALFWLADGRWSGADAPQQSSSEHLAQVVANGTASMNVGAATTALAGASDVPAVQSPVSSMFSFSSGEPLLLTVIKKAFSALFFPAMSGTGSLSTSPSNVTAGSYKPRRPSWLSDVEFLNTLTPSPTINNILIDTLEGQLITLLVVISFILIFLIREWVVQQQPMANIAEGEREAAVQLIANNRPVQRPEEVQPELHAPQPEDVPRDESTHEHVEDISNRADEGGLGSLAETESYRVHSSFRDGTSSSSSDSGTQGNSTLQHMFRRNSDSEDELNPLSLEHSTSHGNQVWPGVDTFRDLWARGQGDPEQVLRLVREEGRQDELGWIVTAMTKLQRNDSLRGSWRRESPLHEAASSDSFADQTEMQSEPSSARSPLLEPSSSAVNRHPWDIASMSGPLGTGASDDRQDREFTNDDLGSSLRAVGDSEVPSDSTPSADTGIQSDQIPSASASTNPVTPNAEGPSENAVATPQNDQAAAASPKNLIARLFDWFWADLETPDQGQDRPQEDDDHVVEDPALEAPFVPIQNNRRLANEAAPNNQALAPDFGLDANDAEAVEEGDDLEGILELIGMQGPIFGLLQNGVFSALLISFTVAIGIWLPYLWGKIALVLLANPVQLVFGVPMTAISVVADVTLDTLIGSLGYVMYWLSLICKVVLSPFGAFVPLGEWIPQTKSVTSASLSLIDASSHRLRNVLQAFFVFHESDVPMFSVLSHQALKIHQARIAAFTHTVFTVGKFILHDFPLRIVSHGPVGAFSVENGFDGLIQLLVQARDQVYDLVHQLLYTSKGTSWFGSSVSGSASAGITISYDLAVWDTKDRVIAIFMGYLLASALGLLYLRFTNMLSGGERGQRVEGIVADILHQAGGVMKVILIIGIEMIVFPLYCGSLLDVALLPLFENATIASRLEFTSSSPLTSLFVHWFIGTCYMFHFALFVSMCRKIMRSGVLYFIRDPDDPTFHPVRDVLERNITTQLRKIAFSALVYGALVIVCLGGVVWGIYYAFDDVLPVHWSATIPVLEFPVDLLFYNFVMPLAIQSIKPSDGLHNLYDWWFHKCARFLRLTNFFFGERQVDEEGYHARRTWWDVLSAAKGDPEHPVVDGHPQNDDSEKPSVYFARDGRFVRAPASDQVRIPKGSQVFLEVTESNQRVDGAPDTDQGLHGRANDMFTKVYIPPRFRTRIAAFILLIWVFAAATGVGITVVPLIIGRKVMSSTFPHRPLNDVYAFSTGTSIVGTAAYILYYSRPFITAAKNRLSPYLQSPREACVGVMHIVLDAARITYVLATFAVLLPSLVALVMELYLLVPAHTYVGGAQAHVIHFIQDWTLGVLYVQMAVKFVLWNAASRPAAALNAIVRDGMLKPNAKVTTRAVLLPVMLLATLAVVVPLILGFSMNATVFSSTPEVQSKVYRYAYPATLVISLMGWLVYLVRRQVEIWRVNIRDDVYLIGERLHNFREKRARDVGVPRRVITG